A genomic window from Acinetobacter lwoffii includes:
- a CDS encoding methyltransferase, whose protein sequence is MDPKSEVLLRQYDFLSGRILLINAPTDDLLAEFDASINPAVWTWNFNDFQYFQSQQADVHFGAEMPEGEFDQAVIFVPKSKELLNYLLHNVAAQLKPGSSVFLVGEKKGGIERAAKQLQPFGKTLKLDSARHCQLWQLVLDHTVEKKALADWAQHYTVSTPNGDLNICALPGVFSQNRLDVGTATLLPYLSQVTSGKIADFGCGAGVISAYLAKLNPKNRIFAMDVDAFALASTQMTFAENQLTPEQIEIKAVTGIEDAPLFLHAIVSNPPFHMGIETDYTASETLCKISRRHLKSGGELWIVANRFLNYPTLIEQNFGRCTVKADQQGFKVLFASTQKNVKES, encoded by the coding sequence ATGGATCCTAAAAGCGAAGTTTTATTAAGACAATATGATTTTTTGTCGGGTCGCATCCTACTGATTAATGCACCAACAGATGATCTGCTCGCTGAATTCGATGCCTCTATCAATCCCGCTGTCTGGACATGGAATTTTAACGATTTTCAATATTTCCAGTCACAACAAGCAGATGTGCATTTTGGTGCAGAGATGCCTGAGGGTGAGTTTGATCAGGCGGTTATTTTTGTACCTAAGTCTAAAGAACTCTTAAATTACTTACTGCATAATGTGGCAGCGCAGCTTAAACCGGGTAGCAGTGTTTTCCTGGTCGGTGAAAAGAAAGGTGGGATAGAACGTGCAGCCAAACAGTTGCAGCCTTTTGGTAAGACACTCAAACTTGACAGCGCACGTCATTGCCAGCTGTGGCAATTGGTTCTAGACCATACGGTCGAGAAAAAAGCACTTGCAGACTGGGCGCAGCACTATACCGTATCTACACCAAATGGTGATCTGAATATTTGTGCACTTCCGGGCGTTTTTAGTCAAAACCGTTTGGATGTCGGTACTGCCACACTATTACCTTATTTGTCACAAGTCACTTCAGGTAAAATTGCTGACTTTGGCTGTGGCGCAGGCGTCATTAGTGCGTATCTGGCAAAATTAAATCCGAAAAACCGGATTTTTGCCATGGATGTCGATGCCTTTGCACTGGCTTCTACGCAAATGACCTTTGCAGAAAACCAGCTTACTCCTGAACAGATTGAAATCAAAGCGGTTACAGGCATTGAAGATGCACCCTTGTTCTTGCATGCCATCGTCAGTAATCCGCCTTTTCATATGGGAATCGAGACCGATTACACGGCAAGCGAAACCTTATGTAAAATCTCGCGCCGTCATTTAAAATCGGGCGGTGAGCTTTGGATCGTGGCCAACCGTTTCTTGAACTACCCGACCCTGATTGAACAAAACTTTGGTCGCTGTACAGTCAAAGCGGATCAACAAGGCTTTAAAGTGCTCTTCGCCAGCACTCAAAAAAATGTTAAGGAATCATGA
- a CDS encoding cysteine peptidase family C39 domain-containing protein yields the protein MSVEIPEDLQNLEANSGIFAIWMIFHHYGIDLNIPDLTQLCQHDPEMGSSSIALAVALKTLGLDVNFCTEHDADKQPIEVDFYQQAHRLNIPVIEQPLSYAEIQENVEAGRFVIVFYDTLEGVGNHSLIYEIDENEISFFDSFESMPKEVFEQQRRVDGICQQVIVIDDRNFVMRHS from the coding sequence ATGAGTGTCGAAATTCCTGAAGATTTGCAAAATCTGGAAGCCAATAGCGGAATTTTTGCAATATGGATGATTTTTCATCATTATGGCATTGATTTGAATATTCCTGATTTAACTCAGCTCTGTCAACATGACCCTGAAATGGGAAGCTCAAGCATCGCACTTGCAGTTGCTTTAAAGACATTGGGTTTGGATGTCAATTTTTGTACTGAACATGATGCAGATAAACAGCCAATTGAAGTCGATTTCTATCAACAAGCACATCGCTTAAATATTCCTGTTATAGAACAGCCATTGTCTTATGCAGAAATTCAGGAAAATGTAGAAGCAGGCCGTTTTGTGATTGTGTTCTATGACACCTTAGAGGGAGTAGGGAATCATTCCCTGATATATGAAATTGATGAAAATGAAATTAGCTTCTTTGATAGTTTTGAGTCTATGCCTAAAGAGGTATTTGAGCAGCAACGTCGGGTAGACGGAATTTGCCAGCAAGTGATTGTGATTGATGATCGCAATTTCGTGATGCGTCATAGTTAA
- the omp38 gene encoding outer membrane protein Omp38, with protein MKMSRIALAMLVAAPFAAANAGVTVTPLMLGYTFQDTQHNNNGNDGELTSSPELQDDLFVGAAIGVELTPWLGFEAEYSQVKGDVDGAAEGAEYKGQNIAGNFYATSDVFTGNYDSKVKPYMLLGAGHYKYEFEGVPRGTRGNEEEGTLGNAGVGAFWHINDALALRTEARGTYHFDEKFWNYTALAGLNVVLGGRLKPAAPVVEVAPVEPVTPVAPAPQELTEDLNMELRVFFDTNKSNIKDQYKPEIAKVAEKLVEYPNATARIEGHTDNTGPRALNERLSLARANSVKSSLVNEYNVDASRLSTQGFAWDQPIADNNTKEGRAMNRRVFATITGSRTVLAEQPVAQ; from the coding sequence ATGAAAATGAGTCGTATTGCTTTAGCTATGCTTGTAGCTGCACCTTTTGCTGCTGCAAATGCAGGCGTAACTGTTACTCCGTTGATGTTAGGTTATACATTCCAAGACACCCAGCACAACAATAACGGTAATGATGGCGAACTTACTAGTAGTCCTGAATTACAAGACGATTTATTCGTAGGTGCTGCTATTGGTGTTGAATTAACTCCTTGGTTAGGTTTTGAAGCTGAATATAGCCAAGTAAAGGGCGATGTTGACGGTGCTGCTGAAGGTGCAGAATACAAAGGCCAAAATATTGCAGGTAACTTCTACGCAACTTCTGACGTATTTACTGGTAACTATGACAGCAAAGTGAAGCCATACATGCTTCTAGGTGCGGGTCACTACAAATACGAATTTGAAGGTGTGCCACGCGGTACTCGCGGTAATGAAGAAGAAGGTACTCTAGGTAATGCTGGTGTGGGTGCATTCTGGCACATCAACGATGCCTTAGCGCTACGTACTGAAGCTCGTGGTACTTACCACTTTGACGAAAAATTCTGGAACTACACAGCATTAGCTGGTCTTAATGTTGTTCTAGGTGGTCGTCTGAAACCAGCTGCTCCAGTAGTTGAAGTTGCTCCAGTTGAGCCTGTAACTCCAGTTGCTCCAGCGCCACAAGAGTTGACTGAAGACCTGAACATGGAACTTCGTGTGTTCTTTGATACAAACAAATCAAACATCAAAGATCAATACAAACCAGAAATCGCTAAAGTTGCTGAGAAGCTAGTTGAATATCCAAACGCTACTGCTCGTATCGAAGGTCACACTGACAACACTGGTCCACGTGCACTAAACGAACGTTTATCTCTAGCACGTGCTAACTCTGTTAAATCTTCGCTTGTAAATGAATACAATGTTGATGCATCTCGCTTGTCTACTCAAGGTTTTGCTTGGGATCAACCGATTGCAGACAACAACACTAAAGAAGGTCGTGCTATGAACCGTCGTGTATTCGCGACAATCACTGGTAGCCGTACTGTTTTAGCTGAACAACCAGTTGCTCAATAA
- a CDS encoding amino acid permease, translating into MSETQNTMQLQRKLGARHLNMIAIGGSIGTGLFLASGATIANAGPGGALLAYVLIGIMIYFLMTSLGELATHNPTSGAFFTYGTKYVEGGFGFALGWNYWYNWAITVAFELVAVQFIMKFWFPDIPGVYWSAIFLAIIFGINALTVKGFGESEFFFSLVKVLAIIAFIIIGIWMIVKIMLTPGAEAFANWSIGDAPFVGGFQALIGVAMIAGFSFQGTEMVGVAAGESKDPKKTIPVAIKQIFWRILLFYIVCIFIIGTLIAYNDPRLLQAAATDNIALSPFTLLYEKAGFAFAASIMNAVILTAILSAGNSGMYSSTRMLFDMSRKGSAPKMFARLDPRGVPMNALYATTAIAALCFLTTFFGEQEVFNWLLNMSGMCGFIVWLGIAISHYRFRKGYLAQGYKLEDLAYRAKFFPFAPWFAFILCAIVVLGQNYQDVLAGQWMGVLSTYISIPLFLAIWFGYKWKKKTKLVSYQEMDVQPMKLDQE; encoded by the coding sequence ATGAGCGAAACGCAAAACACGATGCAGCTGCAGCGTAAGCTGGGTGCTCGTCATCTGAATATGATCGCCATTGGCGGATCTATTGGTACAGGTTTATTCCTGGCCTCAGGGGCGACCATTGCCAACGCTGGACCAGGCGGTGCACTACTTGCATATGTACTGATTGGTATCATGATTTATTTCTTGATGACCAGTCTAGGCGAGCTTGCCACACACAACCCGACCTCAGGTGCATTTTTCACTTACGGCACCAAATATGTCGAAGGTGGTTTTGGTTTCGCTCTGGGCTGGAACTACTGGTACAACTGGGCCATTACCGTGGCTTTTGAGCTGGTTGCCGTTCAGTTTATTATGAAATTCTGGTTTCCAGATATTCCGGGCGTGTACTGGAGTGCCATTTTCCTGGCCATTATTTTCGGGATTAATGCCCTGACGGTAAAAGGCTTTGGCGAATCTGAATTTTTCTTTTCTCTGGTTAAAGTTCTCGCGATCATTGCCTTTATCATTATCGGGATCTGGATGATCGTGAAGATCATGCTGACCCCGGGTGCAGAAGCATTTGCCAACTGGAGCATTGGTGATGCACCCTTTGTCGGTGGTTTCCAGGCATTAATTGGCGTGGCGATGATTGCCGGATTCTCTTTCCAGGGTACCGAAATGGTCGGTGTGGCGGCAGGTGAATCGAAAGATCCAAAGAAAACCATTCCGGTCGCCATCAAACAGATTTTCTGGCGTATCCTTCTGTTTTATATCGTGTGTATTTTCATTATCGGCACCTTGATTGCCTATAATGACCCACGTTTATTACAGGCCGCTGCAACAGATAATATTGCGCTTTCGCCATTCACCTTATTGTATGAAAAAGCCGGTTTTGCCTTTGCCGCCAGTATCATGAATGCAGTGATCCTGACCGCTATTCTATCTGCGGGTAATTCTGGCATGTATTCATCTACCCGTATGCTGTTTGATATGTCGCGTAAAGGCAGTGCACCTAAAATGTTTGCGCGTCTGGACCCGCGTGGTGTGCCAATGAATGCACTCTATGCCACTACGGCGATCGCAGCTCTATGCTTCCTGACTACTTTCTTTGGTGAACAGGAAGTCTTTAACTGGCTGCTAAACATGTCAGGGATGTGTGGCTTTATTGTCTGGCTCGGGATTGCAATTTCGCATTACCGCTTCCGCAAAGGTTATTTGGCTCAAGGTTATAAACTGGAAGATCTGGCTTATCGCGCTAAATTCTTTCCTTTTGCTCCTTGGTTTGCATTTATCCTGTGTGCGATTGTTGTTCTCGGACAGAACTATCAGGATGTTTTGGCCGGTCAATGGATGGGTGTGTTATCGACCTATATCAGTATTCCGCTATTCCTAGCCATTTGGTTCGGCTACAAATGGAAGAAAAAAACCAAACTGGTCTCTTATCAAGAGATGGATGTGCAGCCGATGAAACTTGATCAGGAATAA
- a CDS encoding uracil-xanthine permease family protein, which produces MSDFNQSPLSKDQLDLVYGLEDRPKPLIAFLAAFQHLLAIIVPIVTPGLLICLALGVSKEDTNMILSMSLVISGIATFLQSKKVGPFGAGLLIVQGTSFNFIGPIIGIGSAMVAAGTPVEAVMASIFGVVIAGAFIEMGVSQILPWIKKLITPLVTGIVVLLIGLTLIKEGLISMGGGYQAMSDKTFANADNLIMSCTVLALIIILNRIRITWVKSSAILIALICGYVLAGFMGHLDFSGLKDASLVQIPTPMHFGLSFSWSLFIPMAFIYLVTSLEAIGDITATSKLSNQPVDGPKWMQRIKGGVLVNGANSFLAGIFNTFPSSVFAQNNGVIQLTGVASRYVGIWIAALLVILGLLPAVAGIIQAVPQAVLGGAVMVMFGAVAASGINILSGVHLDRRALLIIAISLALGLGVAQVPQILEHLPELFRNIFSSGVATGGIAALILNVVLPETKK; this is translated from the coding sequence AATTGCTTTTTTAGCTGCATTCCAGCACTTACTGGCGATTATTGTCCCGATTGTGACCCCTGGCCTGCTGATTTGTTTGGCACTCGGTGTTTCCAAAGAAGACACCAACATGATTTTATCCATGTCCTTGGTAATCTCGGGCATCGCGACTTTTTTACAGTCTAAAAAAGTGGGGCCATTTGGTGCCGGTCTGCTGATTGTCCAAGGAACCAGCTTTAACTTCATCGGTCCAATTATTGGTATTGGTTCAGCCATGGTGGCTGCAGGCACACCTGTAGAAGCAGTCATGGCTTCTATTTTTGGTGTGGTGATTGCAGGTGCATTTATTGAAATGGGCGTGTCACAAATTCTGCCTTGGATCAAAAAACTGATTACACCGCTGGTGACCGGGATTGTCGTGCTGCTGATTGGTTTGACCTTAATTAAAGAAGGTTTAATCAGTATGGGCGGTGGTTATCAGGCCATGAGCGATAAAACTTTTGCCAATGCTGACAACCTGATCATGTCTTGTACCGTCTTGGCGTTGATTATTATTCTGAACCGTATCCGGATTACCTGGGTAAAAAGTTCTGCCATTTTGATCGCCCTAATCTGTGGTTATGTTCTGGCGGGCTTTATGGGGCATCTGGATTTCTCTGGTCTAAAAGATGCATCGTTGGTACAGATTCCAACCCCAATGCATTTCGGTTTAAGCTTCTCCTGGAGCCTGTTTATTCCGATGGCATTCATCTATCTGGTGACCTCTTTAGAAGCGATTGGTGATATCACTGCGACTTCAAAGCTTTCCAACCAGCCAGTTGATGGTCCAAAATGGATGCAGCGCATTAAAGGCGGTGTACTGGTAAATGGCGCGAATTCATTCCTTGCCGGTATTTTTAACACCTTCCCGAGTTCCGTATTTGCACAAAATAATGGCGTAATCCAGTTAACGGGCGTAGCAAGTCGTTATGTCGGCATCTGGATTGCTGCTTTGCTAGTTATTCTTGGTTTACTGCCTGCAGTTGCTGGTATTATTCAGGCCGTTCCGCAAGCGGTACTGGGTGGTGCAGTGATGGTGATGTTTGGTGCAGTCGCAGCCTCTGGCATTAACATTCTGTCTGGTGTCCATCTGGACCGTCGTGCCCTGCTGATCATTGCGATTTCACTGGCACTGGGTTTAGGTGTTGCACAAGTTCCACAAATTCTTGAACATCTTCCTGAGTTATTCCGTAATATCTTTAGCTCAGGCGTTGCTACTGGTGGTATCGCTGCCCTTATTCTGAATGTAGTACTTCCTGAAACAAAGAAGTAA